Below is a genomic region from Luoshenia tenuis.
ATCGCACTGGTGGATGACGAAATACGGGAATTGCCCCATCTGCTGGCGCTGTCCAAGCGAATGATGGTCACCATTAAATGCAACCTGGCATTTTCCATGGCGCTTAATTTTCTAGCTATTGCGCTGGCTATTACGGGGGTGCTGAACCCCGTGGTGGGCGCGTTGGTGCATAATGCCGGGTCGGTGCTGGTCATCGTCAACTCCGCCGTGCTTTTAAAATGGCGAAGACGAAGATAGGTTTGACTATAAAACATCCTTTGGTTGGGAAAAGAAAAGCACAGGCTTTCAGCCTGTGCTTTTTTGCGGTTAGAGAGGGCAGCATATACGCGTTACACTGCCAGAATCCCGCCATCTACGGCCAGGATATGCCCGGTCACATAGTCTGAGGCGGCGCTGCCCAGAAAGATAAAGGCGCCGCGCAGCTCTTCTGGCGTGCCCCAGCGGCCCATGGGGAGGCGGTCCAGGGTTTTGGGGTACTCCACCGGATCCTGGCGCAGGCCGGAGCTGATCTCGGTCTCGATAAAGCCGGGGGCCACGCCGTTGACACAGATCCCATAGGGCGCCCATTCGTGCGCCAGGGATTGGGTGAGCAGCTTGAGCGCGCCCTTGGAGGCGGCGTAGCCCTCGATCTGGCGCTTGCCCAGGTAGCTGTGCAGGGAGCACAGGTTGATGATCTTACCGCTGCGCTGAGGGATCATGCACTTTGCCGCCAGCTGGGAAAGGTGCAGGGCGCTTGTCAGGTTGAGCTCCAAGATACGGTCCCAGGCGTCGAGGGGATAATCCGCTGCCGGGAAATCTTCGCACATCCCGGCGTTGTTGATGAGGATATCCACGCCGCCAAGCGCAGCTACAGCTTTTTCAAAGGCATGTTCGCGCGCGGCGCGATCCTGCAGGTCCACTTGAAAGCCATAGGCGGGTGCACAGGGCGTATGCAATGCCTGCGCCGCATCCAATACCGCGCTGGAGCGGGCCAGCAGGGCAACCGACGCGCCCAGTTCGTGGTAGCTTTCCGCCACCGCCCGGCCAATGCCGCGGGATGCGCCGGTAATGACGGCGCGCTTGCCCTTTAGGTCAAATAATTCTGCTGCTTTCATATCGTGCTCCCTCCTTACGTTTCAGCCGTTGGTGTTGCCTGGGATGGGATAACCGTATTTGGTCTTATACGGCAGGGTATGATCCTCCAACAGAGTATCCTCGTTGATCATAAAATAGTTCTCCCGCGGCGTACCGGCGGAGGTGCCGCCGCCATCGTCGGCATACCCAGGGTCGTCATAGGTCGGGTCAATATAATAGACCTGGTCGTCCATCTTTACCAGGTTCCATTCGTGGCCCACGTTATCAGCATACCCGATCACCCGGATGCAGTAAAAGCCGGCCAGGTTGGCGATGTACTGAAAGGTGCGCGCGTATCCGGAACAGACTGCTTCGCCCCGCACCAGCGCGCCATAGATGTTGGAACAATCCCGGTAGACCTCGTTATCCTTCATGGCCCCGTTGGGGTCATAAGGCTTGTTTACGTCATAATCCGTATAATAACGGGCGATGCCGATCACATTATCGTGGATATAGCGCAGCTGCTCGGCATCGCTCCCGATGGAGGGCAGCTCGTCGATAATGGGGCGCACCATCTGGTCGATCACGTCCTGGGCCTGGGCCACCTCGTCGGCGGTCATATAATAGGTATAGGTGATCTTTTGGACGGAGGCGCCGTCGGTTTGCAGGTTGAGTTTGGGATACAGGTAGAAAAACTCCGGATGGTCGTAGAGAATGTATTCAAATACCTTGTTGACCTCGTCCTGCTGGGCGTCGCCATTTAAATGGGTCACCGGCTCTAAGGCCTGGATCTCAAACATCAGCCGGTCGTACAGTTTTTTTTCATCGGCATTCAGGGTGGCATAACCCGCAGGCTCGGTAAAGGCCTGGGCTTTGCGGGTATCCGAGGAGAAGTCCGCCTCCGGGTCGTCGGCTAACAGATCCGCCCCTGAGGTGGCGGCGGGCGCATCGCCCTGCCCCAAAAGGCTGCACCCGGGCAGGGCGGTGAGCAGCCCCAAAACCAATAGCAGTGATATCGTTTTTTTCAACATAATGGCCTCGCTTCAGCATCAATCATTGCGGCGCGCCGGGCGCCGCCTTTATCATAGCATACCGCTAGGGCAGGGGACAAGAGAGGGAGAAAGTGGTATGATAAAAATAAGGAATGAATGGAAAAACGGTTTGCTGGTGCGGCGAACCGGGTAGCCTTAAAAAGAGATTAGACCACAAGGAGGAAGGAAAATGCTGGATCGGGATGCGGCCCTGGGTGCGCTGCAGATCGCGCAAAAGGGCGGAGCGGATTTTGCCGAAGTATTTATGGAGGATACGGAGAGCACGGCGCTGAGCATGGTCGGCGGTAAGATGGAAAACGCGCAGACCGGCCGTATATTCGGCGCGGGCGTGCGGGTGATGCGGGGCGTTACAGCGGCCTATGCCTATACCAATGACGTGAGCCGCTTAGGGCTTGCCCGGGCGGCGCAGCAGGCGGCCGCGGCACTGGACGCTCAGGCGGGAAGCCCTGAGGAGATTGCCTTTCAGGTGGAGGGCGATGGCCGGGCGATTTGGGCGCAGCAGCTGCCCGGAAAGGTGCCGGGGGCGGAAAAGGCCGCACTCGTGCGGGAAGCGGACCGGGCGGCGCGGGATATTTCGCCCGAGATCGTGCAGGTATCCTGCGGCTATAGCGATGTGGATCAGCGGATCTGGGTGTGCAATACCGCAGGGCTGTTTGCCCAGGACCGGCGTGTGCGGGTGCGCCTGGCGGTGCAGGCGGTGGCCTCTGACGAGCAGCAGAACCAGACGGGGTTTGAAGGGCCGGGGGCAGCTATGGGCTTTGAGGCGTTTCGCACGCGGATCGATCCGGCTTTGGCGGCGCAAACGGCGGCGCGCACAGCCGTTACCATGCTGCACGCAAGGGAGTGCCCGGCGGGCCGCTTCCCCGTTGCGATCGATTCCGGCTTTGGCGGGGTGATCTTTCACGAGGCTTGCGGCCACTCTTTAGAGGCCACCAGCGTGGCCAAGGGCGCGTCCGTATTCTGCGGCATGCGGGGTAAACCCATCGCCGCGCCCTGCGTTACCGCCATTGACGACGGCACCCTGCCGGGAGAGTGGGGCTCGGCAGCTATGGACGACGAGGGCAACCCGACCCGGCGGGTGGTGCTGATCGAAAACGGCATCCTTAAAAATTATCTGGTGGACCGGCTGGGCGGCCGGCGCATGGGTATGGAGCCCACAGGCTGCGGACGGCGCCAATCCTACCGGTTCACGCCTACCTCGCGCATGTCCAATACTTTTATCGCCCCGGGGGAGAGCACAGATGAGGAGATCATCGCCTCGATCGACAAAGGCTTGTACGCCAGAAAGATGGGCGGCGGCTCGGTCAACCCGGTGACGGGGGACTTCAACTTCGCCGTGCAGGAGGGGTACTGGGTCAAAAACGGCAGGATACAGGATGCCGTGCGGGGCGCCACCCTGATCGGCAAAGGCGCGGAGGTGCTGATGAAGATCGATAAAGTGGGCGGCGTGCTGGCTCTGGGCCAGGGCATGTGCGGCTCGCTGTCGGGCAGCGTGCCCACCAATGTGGGCCAGCCGATGATCCGGGTATCGTCCATCACTGTGGGCGGCAGATAGGAGGGGTTGAAGATGACGTTTGACGCTTTTAAAGATCGGGTCTTTCAGCAGGCCAAGGCGGCGGGGCTGGAAGAATTTGAGCTATATTACACCGATGGGGAAAAATTTGCGGTAACCGTGTTTGAAGGGGAGGTGGAATCCACCGATATCTCCAAAACCGCCGGGGTGGGTTTCCGCGCCAAATGGCAGGGAAGTATGGGCACCAGCTTTACAGAGGCGCTGGATGAGCGCGCCGCCGGAGAACTGGTGACCCACGCGATGGAGAGCGCACAGCTCAAACACGCGGACGGAGAGGAGTCCTTCCAGCCGGGCGGGGCGGCCTATGCCCATTGGCCAGAGCAGGGGCAAGGGCTGCAGGCGATCACTGCTAGCCAGAAGATCGAGCTGGCCCAAAGCCTTGAGCGCAGGGCTAAGGCGCTGGACGAACGGGTGCAAAGCGTGCAGCATTGCAAGGTGCAGACCGGCCGCGGCAGCGTGCGCCTGGTCAACTCCCTGGGGCTGGATGTACAATTTACCTCGGGGATGGCGATGGCCATGCTCGAGCCCGTAGCAGCCCAGGGGCAGGAACGCAAAAGCGGATTTGCCTACCGGGGCGCGGATCAGTGGGCGCAGCTGGATGCGGACGGCCTGGCGCGCGAAGCGGTAGAAGACGCGGTAGACGCGCTGGGAGCGGGGCCGCTGCGCACCGGCCGGTATGAAGTGATCTTTAAACCACAGGTCATGTGCGACTTTCTGGCGACCTTTGCGGGCTGCTTTAGTGCGGATGCGGCGCAAAAGGGCCTCTCGCTTCTGGCGGGAAAGGAGGGGGAAACGGTGGCTTCCCCTGCGGTCAGCCTGATCGATAACCCGCTGATGCCGCAGGTGCTGGGTGCGGCCCCCTTTGACGACGAGGGCGTGCCGGGCAGGGAAAAGCTGGTGATACGCGAAGGCGTGCTGCAGACCCTGCTGCATAACCGAAGGACGGCGGCCAAGGCCGGGATCGAAAGCACGGGTAACGCCAGCCGGGCGGGCTATGCCGGGCGGATCGGCGTGGCCCCTACGATATTTTATCTGGCCCCCGGCCCGGTGCATACGGAGGCGGCGCTGGCGGCCCAGAAAAAAGCCTTCTACGTTACGGCGCTGGAGGGCCTGCATGCCGGGGCCAACGCGGTCAGCGGGGATTTTTCCCTCTCCGCCCGGGGCTTTTTGCTTGAAAACGGCCAGCGGGCCCAGCCGGTGGAGCAGGTGACCCTCTCGGGTAACTTTTACCAGGTGCTAAGGGAGATCGTCAAGGTGGGGGACGACCTGTATTTTGACCTGCCGGGGGGCAGTTGTTTTGGCAGCCCGACGGTATGGCTGGGCGAACTGAATGTGGCAGGCAAATGATTAAAAATGATAAATAAAAATATTTGAACAAATACTTGACGGATTTTGATCGCAGTGCTAAGATGAAGATGACAAAAGGGAAAGGAAATAAGAATAAGAAGCGGATGGTGTGTAAGAATCCGCAAATTCTTGAAAGGGGGCGATTCCGTTGTACGAAGATCAGCAGTGGCAGCGTTTAGCTGGACGGAATCGTATTCCGGCCTGCTAAACGCAAAGCGAGCGTGAGCCCGGGCGGCCTTAAAAAAGCTAGGGCGGGCAGCTCACAAAAGCGGGATAGGTAAACGCGGCTATCCTGCGGGCGGGAGGATTTGCAACCGCTTATAATAGGCCCAAAAGGTAAAACCCAGGATGGCTTATATACCGGCAGCGTTAAAAAGAGTAAACAGACGGCCGTTAGGCTGGCGCCCCGGCAAGAGGGGCGAAGGAGAAAGGTAAGAGCCGGTCATATCGTAAGAAAGGGCTGAGGGTAAAGCCTTAAAGGCTCCGCGAGAAACATCACAGGGAAAAGTGATGACAATCGCATACATCCAAAGTAGAGGCGGCTTAGACGCTTTGAAAGCAGTAGAAGCGTAACAAGAGTCTTTGAATTGGAGGAAACAGTAAAAGTACAAAGCGCGGGGAGAGACGAATAAAGTCTCTCCCCCTTTTATTTTGGCGGCAGGGGGGATAGAATAAACGTAAGATGATGGACTGGAGGAAAACGCAACATGGCTAAACGCGTGTTTCTAATCGTTTTAGATAGTTTGGGGATCGGCGCACTGCCGGACGCGGCGGAGTTTGGAGACACGGGGAGCAATACCCTGCGCGCAGTTGCCGGCGCACAGGGATTTTCGGCGCCCAACCTGCGGCAATTAGGGCTTTTTAATATTGAGGGCGCCCCGGAAGGGTTGAGCGCGCCTCAGCCCAGCGGAAATTTTGCCCGGATGGCCGAACGCTCCCGCGGCAAGGATACCACCACCGGGCATTGGGAGATCACCGGGGTGATCTCCCCCAAAGCCATGCCGACCTTCCCCCAGGGTTTTCCGCAGGAGGTGATCCGCGCATTTGAGCAGCGGACCGGCCGGGGCGTGCTGTGCAACCGCCCTTACTCCGGCACGCAAGTCATTGCCGACTATGGACAGGAGCATTTGGATACCGGCAAGCTGATCGTCTACACTTCGGCCGACAGCGTATTTCAGATCGCCGCGCACGAGAGCCTGGTTCCCCCGGAGGAGCTATACCGCTATTGCCGTATGGCCCGGGAGATTCTGCAGGGGCCTTACGCGGTGGGCCGCGTGATCGCCCGTCCCTTTACCGGACAGGCGCCGCACTTTACCCGTACGCCCCGCCGCCACGATTTTTCGCTGCTGCCGCCTAAAGATACCCTGTTGGATTTGCTGTGCGCCGCCGGGCGGGAGGTGATCGCCGTGGGCAAGATCAAGGACATATTTGGCGGGCGCGGGGTGACGCGCGCGCTGCCCACTGCCGGGAATGCCGAGGGGATCGTCCGTACCTTGGAGCTGACGCGGGCGCCGTTTTACGGCCTTTGCTTTGTCAACCTGGTGGACTTTGACATGCTTTATGGACACCGGAACGATGTGCAGGGCTACGCCAGGGCACTGGAGGCTTTTGACCAGGCGCTGCCCGCCATCATGGAAGGAATGGGGCAGGAGGATATCCTGATGATCACGGCGGACCATGGCTGCGACCC
It encodes:
- a CDS encoding SDR family oxidoreductase, which encodes MKAAELFDLKGKRAVITGASRGIGRAVAESYHELGASVALLARSSAVLDAAQALHTPCAPAYGFQVDLQDRAAREHAFEKAVAALGGVDILINNAGMCEDFPAADYPLDAWDRILELNLTSALHLSQLAAKCMIPQRSGKIINLCSLHSYLGKRQIEGYAASKGALKLLTQSLAHEWAPYGICVNGVAPGFIETEISSGLRQDPVEYPKTLDRLPMGRWGTPEELRGAFIFLGSAASDYVTGHILAVDGGILAV
- a CDS encoding transglutaminase domain-containing protein translates to MLKKTISLLLVLGLLTALPGCSLLGQGDAPAATSGADLLADDPEADFSSDTRKAQAFTEPAGYATLNADEKKLYDRLMFEIQALEPVTHLNGDAQQDEVNKVFEYILYDHPEFFYLYPKLNLQTDGASVQKITYTYYMTADEVAQAQDVIDQMVRPIIDELPSIGSDAEQLRYIHDNVIGIARYYTDYDVNKPYDPNGAMKDNEVYRDCSNIYGALVRGEAVCSGYARTFQYIANLAGFYCIRVIGYADNVGHEWNLVKMDDQVYYIDPTYDDPGYADDGGGTSAGTPRENYFMINEDTLLEDHTLPYKTKYGYPIPGNTNG
- a CDS encoding TldD/PmbA family protein; translated protein: MLDRDAALGALQIAQKGGADFAEVFMEDTESTALSMVGGKMENAQTGRIFGAGVRVMRGVTAAYAYTNDVSRLGLARAAQQAAAALDAQAGSPEEIAFQVEGDGRAIWAQQLPGKVPGAEKAALVREADRAARDISPEIVQVSCGYSDVDQRIWVCNTAGLFAQDRRVRVRLAVQAVASDEQQNQTGFEGPGAAMGFEAFRTRIDPALAAQTAARTAVTMLHARECPAGRFPVAIDSGFGGVIFHEACGHSLEATSVAKGASVFCGMRGKPIAAPCVTAIDDGTLPGEWGSAAMDDEGNPTRRVVLIENGILKNYLVDRLGGRRMGMEPTGCGRRQSYRFTPTSRMSNTFIAPGESTDEEIIASIDKGLYARKMGGGSVNPVTGDFNFAVQEGYWVKNGRIQDAVRGATLIGKGAEVLMKIDKVGGVLALGQGMCGSLSGSVPTNVGQPMIRVSSITVGGR
- a CDS encoding TldD/PmbA family protein — translated: MTFDAFKDRVFQQAKAAGLEEFELYYTDGEKFAVTVFEGEVESTDISKTAGVGFRAKWQGSMGTSFTEALDERAAGELVTHAMESAQLKHADGEESFQPGGAAYAHWPEQGQGLQAITASQKIELAQSLERRAKALDERVQSVQHCKVQTGRGSVRLVNSLGLDVQFTSGMAMAMLEPVAAQGQERKSGFAYRGADQWAQLDADGLAREAVEDAVDALGAGPLRTGRYEVIFKPQVMCDFLATFAGCFSADAAQKGLSLLAGKEGETVASPAVSLIDNPLMPQVLGAAPFDDEGVPGREKLVIREGVLQTLLHNRRTAAKAGIESTGNASRAGYAGRIGVAPTIFYLAPGPVHTEAALAAQKKAFYVTALEGLHAGANAVSGDFSLSARGFLLENGQRAQPVEQVTLSGNFYQVLREIVKVGDDLYFDLPGGSCFGSPTVWLGELNVAGK
- a CDS encoding phosphopentomutase encodes the protein MAKRVFLIVLDSLGIGALPDAAEFGDTGSNTLRAVAGAQGFSAPNLRQLGLFNIEGAPEGLSAPQPSGNFARMAERSRGKDTTTGHWEITGVISPKAMPTFPQGFPQEVIRAFEQRTGRGVLCNRPYSGTQVIADYGQEHLDTGKLIVYTSADSVFQIAAHESLVPPEELYRYCRMAREILQGPYAVGRVIARPFTGQAPHFTRTPRRHDFSLLPPKDTLLDLLCAAGREVIAVGKIKDIFGGRGVTRALPTAGNAEGIVRTLELTRAPFYGLCFVNLVDFDMLYGHRNDVQGYARALEAFDQALPAIMEGMGQEDILMITADHGCDPSTPSTDHSREYTPLLAWGPALKGGVDLGTRASFADIAQTVLQALNVKGDSLAGTSFLDEMKR